Proteins from a single region of Styela clava chromosome 1, kaStyClav1.hap1.2, whole genome shotgun sequence:
- the LOC120338506 gene encoding sodium- and chloride-dependent taurine transporter-like, with the protein MKYTTEVCNLHLCQTSIIWYHYVTCTKIKMVEGSNSSKPSSNMNGEIDYCNGEIDQQDSLLPAEVLMESDFFNGIEKETKKPDSGEAIVREKWSRKTDFLLSVAGGFVGLGNVWRFPYLCYKNGGGAFLIPYVVFMIGGGIPIFFLEVALGQYMSEGGVTSWKLVPIAKGIGYASMVIVSLLNIYYIVILAWAVFYLFQSFTLDLPWAKCGEYWNTPCCVEDFKTLKQLSNNTNFLNATANQSSNSSIWSSTTASSQATTTSGYLVNTSLCEGNFTSPETEFWERRVLGLSSGLGDIGGIRWELALCLLASWVICYFCIWKGVKSTGKVVYFTATFPFVMLIVLLVRGVTLPGAVDGIYFYLVPQWERLSDPQVWLDAGTQIFFSYAICLGAMVSLGSYNKYHNNCFKDCIALSLLNSGTSFISGFAIFSVLGFMANERGVDISEVAESGPGLAFIAYPKAITMMPLSTLWAILFFIMIILLGLDSQFVEVEGFVTSFVDLYPKQLRRGRNRELFIAAVCFVSYLIGLLMVTNGGMYLFQLFDYYAASGVCLLWVAFFESGCIAWIYGAEKMWMKITNMIGYRPMPIIKYLWLIVTPVLTTATFIYSMVKFKPLKYNKVYEYPAWGEGIGWILALSSIMFIPGYAIYKMLTTSGTLSERWETLTTPQLRRTHPDYEDDREKELVCVTQVGAIYHQEDKIDTVLSPPPVLSPPPDYDEASKMI; encoded by the exons ATGAA ATATACAACAGAAGTTTGTAACCTACATTTATGCCAAACTTCCATTATCTGGTATCATTACGTTACGTGCACAAAAATCAAAATGGTTGAAGGAAGCAACTCTAGTAAGCCATCCAGTAATATGAATGGTGAAATTGATTATTGCAATGGTGAAATTGACCAGCAAGATAGTCTCTTACCAGCTGAG GTTTTGATGGAGTCTGATTTTTTCAATGGGATTGAAAAGGAGACCAAGAAACCTGATTCAGGTGAAGCAATTGTTAGAGAGAAATGGTCTCGAAAAACTGATTTTCTTCTGTCCGTTGCTGGTGGATTTGTGGGATTGGGGAATGTGTGGCGATTTCCGTATCTTTGCTACAAGAATGGAGGAG gTGCTTTTTTGATACCTTATGTTGTATTCATGATTGGTGGAGGTATTCCTATCTTTTTTCTTGAAGTCGCTCTTGGGCAGTATATGTCAGAAGGTGGCGTAACAAGTTGGAAATTAGTCCCAATTGCAAAAG GAATTGGATACGCTTCCATGGTGATAGTCAGCCTTCTCAACATTTACTACATTGTTATTCTTGCCTGGGCAGTCTTCTACTTATTCCAAAGTTTTACGCTGGACCTACCCTGGGCTAAATGTGGCGAATACTGGAACACTCCATGCTGCGTGGAGGACTTTAAAACCCTTAAGCAACTCAGTAATAATACGAACTTTCTCAATGCCACTGCAAACCAAAGTAGCAACAGCTCCATTTGGTCTTCCACCACCGCCTCAAGTCAAGCCACAACCACTTCAGGGTATCTCGTCAACACGTCGTTATGCGAAGGAAACTTCACCAGCCCCGAAACAGAATTCTGGGA ACGACGAGTTCTCGGCCTCTCCTCCGGGCTTGGTGATATAGGTGGTATTAGATGGGAATTGGCTTTGTGCTTGCTGGCGTCATGGGTGATTTGCTACTTCTGCATTTGGAAAGGAGTGAAGTCCACCGGGAAG GTCGTTTATTTTACCGCCACATTTCCATTCGTTATGCTTATCGTTCTACTTGTCAGAGGTGTGACATTACCCGGTGCTGTAGACGGAATTTACTTTTATCTGGTGCCGCAATGGGAGAGACTTTCAGATCCACAG GTGTGGTTGGACGCTGGAACTCAGATCTTTTTTTCCTATGCGATTTGTCTTGGTGCTATGGTGTCTCTAGGAAGTTATAATAAGTACCATAACAACTGTTTTAAG GATTGCATCGCACTTAGTCTTTTGAACTCTGGAACGAGCTTTATCAGCGGCTTTGCGATTTTCAGCGTCCTCGGATTTATGGCAAACGAAAGAGGCGTGGACATATCGGAAGTCGCCGAGTCTG GTCCGGGTCTGGCCTTTATAGCTTATCCCAAAGCAATTACTATGATGCCGCTTTCAACACTGTGggcaattttgtttttcataatgATTATACTACTGGGACTTGATAGCCAg TTCGTCGAAGTTGAAGGCTTTGTGACGTCGTTCGTTGACCTCTACCCTAAGCAATTACGCAGAGGTCGTAATCGAGAGCTATTCATAGCCGCAGTGTGTTTTGTGTCCTATCTGATAGGGCTTCTTATGGTTACCAAC GGTGGCATGTACCTGTTTCAATTATTCGACTACTACGCGGCCAGTGGAGTTTGTCTGTTGTGGGTGGCCTTTTTCGAGTCCGGATGTATAGCTTGGATATATG GTGCTGAGAAGATGTGGATGAAAATTACAAACATGATCGGTTATCGCCCGATGCCGATCATCAAATACTTGTGGCTTATTGTTACTCCTGTTTTAACCACG GCGACTTTCATCTACTCGATGGTGAAATTCAAGCCTCTGAAGTACAACAAGGTGTACGAATATCCTGCATGGGGCGAAGGTATTGGCTGGATCTTGGCCCTCAGTTCTATCATGTTCATACCAGGATACGCTATATACAAGATGTTGACCACAAGTGGGACTCTTTCAGAG AGATGGGAGACATTGACCACACCCCAATTGCGTAGAACGCATCCGGATTACGAAGACGACCGCGAAAAGGAATTAGTTTGTGTAACACAAGTCGGCGCTATTTACCACCAAGAAGATAAGATTGACACTGTGCTTTCGCCTCCTCCTGTGCTATCGCCTCCTCCTGATTATGATGAGGCCAGTAAAATGATTTGa